The following nucleotide sequence is from Streptomyces xiamenensis.
CCGCCGCCGCCCCCGATGAGTATGTGCTGACGCTCTCCTGCCCGGACAAACCGGGCATCGTGCACGCCGTGTCCAGCTATCTCTTCATGACCGGCTGCAACATCGAGGACAGCCAGCAGTTCGGCGACCGCGACACCGGCCTGTTCTTCATGCGGGTGCACTTCACCGCCGAGAGCGCCGCCTCCACCCCGGAGAAGCTGCGCGCCTCCTTCGCCGCCATCGGCGACTCGTTCCAGATGGACTGGCAGCTGCACCGCGCCGACCAGCGGACGCGCATCGTCCTGATGGTCAGCAAGTTCGGCCACTGCCTCAACGACCTGCTCTTCCGCACCCGCATCGGCGCCCTGCCGGTCGAGATCGCCGCCGTGATCTCCAACCACACCGACTTCGCCGAACTCGCCGCCTCCTACGGCGTCCCCTTCCACCACATCCCGGTCACCGCCGACACCAAGGCCGAGGCCGAGGCGCGGGTGCTGCGGATCGTCGAGGAGGAGGGCGTCGAGCTGGTCGTCCTCGCCCGCTACATGCAGGTCATCTCGGACGACCTGTGCAAGAAGCTGGAGGGGCGGATCATCAACATCCACCACTCCTTCCTGCCGAGCTTCAAGGGCGCCAAGCCCTACCACCAGGCGCACGCCCGGGGCGTGAAGCTCATCGGCGCCACCGCCCACTACGTCACCGCCGAACTGGACGAGGGCCCCATCATCGAGCAGGAGGTCGCCCGGGTGGGCCACGGCGTCACCCCGCAGCAACTGGTCGCCATCGGCCGCGACGTGGAGTGCCAGGCCCTGGCCCGCGCCGTCCAGTGGCACAGCGAGCGCCGCGTCCTGCTCAACGGCACCCGCACCGTCGTCTTCGACTGACCGCCGGGGCCAGGGCCCGGACCCGGACCCGGCCTACAACCGAGAGAGGGCGGTCAGCGCGTTCAGCACATCCGTGATCGCCGCCTGATCGCCCTCCCCGCCCGCCGCGGCCTCGGCCGGCGACAGCCGCCCGCCGCCAGCTGGCAGAACTCCACATCCTCCAGCGCGACCTGCGCCACCGCGTCCCGCGCCGCCACCCGCGTCACGGCGGCGGTCGGCGAGTCCAGCGGAATCCAGTAGTCGCCGCCGCCCGCGCCCTCGATCTCCAGATGGACGGTACGGCCCGGACTCCCCGCCGTCGTCAGCCGCGCCCGCGTGGTGGCGAGCCCGGCCCGGCGCCGCCCGGCGATCGACCCCGGAAGCCGCCGCGCCGTGAGATCCACCAGCAGCCGCAGATGCGACCCCAGCGGCGGCTCGTACGGGTAGTCCACCGCCCGCGCGATGTCACCGGCGTGCGTCCAGCACGCGAACGCCCGGTTCAGATACGCGTCCGACAGCGGGATCTGCGGCTCGGTGGCCGCCCCGAGCCCCGGGAAGAGACCCGGATCGCACGCCGTCGCCGGCAGCATCCGCTCCCCGGTGCGCCCGCCCTGCCGCGCGGCTGTCCGTACCAGCTCACGGCTCTGCTCCCGCCACCGCGTCCAGGCCCGGGCCGCCGCGAGCCGCTCCGGCTCCGCCGCCGTCCCGCCGGCGGTGGCGGCCACCAGCCGCCACGTCGCCTCGGTCCGCTCCAGCGGATCGCCCGGCGCGCCCTCGCCCAGCGGATCGGGCAGCCCCACGGCCCGGGCCAGCAGACCGTCCATGGCCACCAGGTGATCGAGCACCTGCGCGATCGTCAGCGACCGGCGCGCCCGTTCATCCCCGCGAACCACTGCACCCGCACCGGGATGTCCCATTCATTCGCGTTGATGTCGTGCAGCAGGGCGTCCAGTCGCGCCGCCTCGGCGTCGTACGGGGCAGCCCACCCCGGCACCGGCAGCACCGGCGGGCGGCGCGCCAGCGCGCTCTCCAGCACCCGGGGCCGCAGCTGCGGATCCAGATCGAGACTGCGCGGCGGCTCCAGCAGCGTCACCGCGTCCCGCAGCCGCAGCGCCTCCTCGGCGCACCGGGCGCACTCGTTGAGATGCGCCTCCACACATGCCGTCTCCGCCGGGGAGCAGGCGTCCAGCGCCCACACCCCCAGCAGCGA
It contains:
- the purU gene encoding formyltetrahydrofolate deformylase → MNAAAAAAAPDEYVLTLSCPDKPGIVHAVSSYLFMTGCNIEDSQQFGDRDTGLFFMRVHFTAESAASTPEKLRASFAAIGDSFQMDWQLHRADQRTRIVLMVSKFGHCLNDLLFRTRIGALPVEIAAVISNHTDFAELAASYGVPFHHIPVTADTKAEAEARVLRIVEEEGVELVVLARYMQVISDDLCKKLEGRIINIHHSFLPSFKGAKPYHQAHARGVKLIGATAHYVTAELDEGPIIEQEVARVGHGVTPQQLVAIGRDVECQALARAVQWHSERRVLLNGTRTVVFD